The Ipomoea triloba cultivar NCNSP0323 chromosome 14, ASM357664v1 region NNNNNNNNNNNNNNNNNNNNNNNNNNNNNNNNNNNNNNNNNNNNNNNNNNNNNNNNNNNNNNNNNNNNNNNNNNNNNNNNNNNNNNNNNNNNNNNNCCCCCTCCCCTCCCGccacaaaatataatgaataataatatagaagATTTGATATGATAATCAATTTTAATGTCACTTCCTCAATAATTTCGAGAAATTAAACCCATACTAAAAAAGTTGCTCCAACCAGTTCAAAATACTGCATGAAAAGTAGttccaaaaattaaaattctgtTAGAAGAAATAGCGCCCATACTAGAATACGCCCTGATTGAGATTGACAGTGTTCTGCCTTAGATTCACGTTCAAATTCAGAACCTagtctatactatatatataaatatagtaacCTATGTTTTCACAAATAATTTAGCCAACATAAAAGAGtaaaatgtgtatcatttgtacacttatcATTTTATCTTGGCCCGACAGTTGACTTCAAAGTCATCAATCCAACAGGATTAATATTCGAAAGTATTAAGGCTTCACGTTTGCTTGCTACAGTTAAAATGGATAACCTTCTGATTCGTTGGAAGATGGCAGACAAATTATTGTGCATGTTCATTATCACGTGTTTTGGCCATGAAGGTTAGAAATGTAATTCGTTGCAGCCTCTTAACCCATAACCATACACAATCTTGACAAGTCTAAACAAAGTAAGATAGTTGAAGCGTTGTTAAcgtaattttctttaatatatattatcattaaataaataattaattagtaattaggAGACAATCAGATCGTGGAATAGTTAAACACAATCTTTACAACTCCAACAAtcatacaattattttttttgctaCCACTGCCAAGTACAACTCAATTAATTCTTAAGTGGTAAATTGTGATAAATTCTGGACACTAACAGAAACAACAACAGTGTGAGAATTACACATAATGGACACTTAGTGTTCCTCCAACTTAATAAATCATTGAATTACAACCACAACAGTATGAGATTTACACttaatgaacactaataagtaACTAGTGGTCCTCTCACTTAATAAATCACTGAATTACTGTGACTTACATCTCCATTATTTTATCAGGCAGAAGGGTAAGACTTGAACttaaagtattttaatttttgtaggCAAAACATTTATTATTTCTGTTCTCTACAACTATAAATCCACACCCAAGAAAGAAGAATCACTCACTTTAAACTCATCCCTGTTCAATTACAACGTTAATCATGGTTCTTGATTTTCCAAATTTCTTAGCcattttttgctttttctttgcCTTGCTCTACATTTCATGGAGATCCAAGGTTTTCACCAAGAAAAAGACGCTGCCGCCGGAAGTTGACGGCGCGCGGCCGATCCTCGGCCACCTCCGCCTACTCGGCCGCGGGGATATTCCTCTGGGCCGGAAACTGGCGGCGATGGCGGATAAATACGGCGCCGTTTTCACCCTCCGCCTCGGGATGTACCGGATCCTGGTGGTTAGCAGCTGGGAAGCCGTGAAGGACTGCTTCACCACCAACGACAAAGTCATGGCGGCCCGCCCGGATTTCGCCGTCGGGAAATACCTCGGCTACAACTACGCCGTGTTCAGCCTCGACACCGACAGCCCGTACTGGCGGAAAATGCGGAAGTTCGCCGTGACGGAGTTGCTGTCGTCGCAGAAGCTCGAGAAACTCAAACACCTCCGCGTGTCGGAGGTGGAGACCAGCCTTAAAGAGCTCTACATGCTGGTCACCAGCTCTTCTTCGTCGGtatgattcatatatatatatatatatatatatatatatatatatatatatatatatatatatatatatataattttggacAACCCTCATATGCCTACATTTAGGGGTGTAAGGGTGTAAATGAGCCAAGCCCGATTTCTACGTCAAATTTCAACTCGAGCTTCTCGTTTAActatcgagccgagctcgagttCTAATATCTTAGACTCGTGgctccacacacacacacatatatatatatatatatttaaaatttataaaattaaagtgtTCTAATATCTTAGACTCGTGGctccacacacacatatatatatatatatatatatttaaaatttataaaattaaagttttaaaagacaaaatttttttttttaataccaagGACCttgtccagtggcatcaaacccttccctaacctcttgtgcttcaataggttgagaaagtagttatgaacagatactgcattctaatagagtcagtagtattcaaaaaaaaaaacaaaaaatttaaaatcaaacaagttaaattcgagctcaaaaatcaaacttgaatTTAAGTTCGAGCCTAAACTCGAGCTCGAAATCGAACAAACGAGCTGCTCGAGCTAGGCTCAAGCAGCTCGAAAATTGTCGAGCTTGAGTATCAATTCTCAAGTTCAAGCTCGAGTAGGGCTTTTATTAACAAGTTCGAGACACCTTAGGCTCGAGCTTGACTGGAGTAGTTTACATACCTACCTAAATTAAAGCAAtaatctataatattatatgaataatattgtttagatatttatatttttttttatattctaattatattttctatattcTATTAGTCGGCGAAAACCGTGGACATGAACGAGTGGTTCCGGCAGTTAACGTTGAATTTGATCGTGAAGATTGTGGCCGGGAAGCGGTTCAAATTTAAGGTGAAGGAAGACGACGATTGCGATGAGTACAAAGAGGCGCAGCATATCATCGAGGTGTTTAAGGAATTCATGTACCTTAACGGGCAGTTCGTGTTCGGAGATGCTTTTCCGTTCTGGATCGTCAGGTGGGTGGAGTTTCAGCGCCGTGTGGTTAAGGATATGGGGAGGATTATGAAAGAACTGGACACCATTCTGCAGCGGTGGGTGGACGAGCACGTCGACGCGCGGCGGAAGCGGTCGCCGGCGGCGGGGAATGATCATCAAGATTTCATCGACGTCATGCTTTCTATGATCGACGACGACTTTGCTCGGGGACTTGCTTATcctcctgaaataatcatcaaGGCAACAGGATTGGTCTGTATACGCCaatattttactaattttttcgttTTTTGTTGAATGGTGTGGACAAACTTTGGCTGGTGACTCAAGTAAAGGATTACAAACAGGTAAACCAATTAGGTTGTAGGCTCCCACTAGAAGTCTTAATTTAGAACTTACCAAGTGAACAACTGGACCAATTTTGTTGGGATCCCACTAGAAGTCTCAACTTAGAACTTACTAAGTCAACAACTTGACCAATTTGGTTGGGATTGTGATTTCGTTTTTTGAGTAACAGGTGTGGCCTTATAATTCTAGCGGAAAAATGATTACAATGAGATAAATCAAACTAACAAGTCTTAATTTAGAAATTACCAAATCAACAACTCGACCAATTTAGTTGGAGTTGCAGTTTCGTTTTTGGGGTGACGGGTGTGGCCTTGTGACTttagcgaaaaaaaaaaactataataagATAAATCAAACTAGGTTGTTCATAGTTGATGCTTAAACCAAGAAGATCAATAGGTCTCCCATCAAAAGTCTGAAGTTGAAACTTTGTGGCCGGTTATGAAGTCCATCGTTACCAATTTGGCTAGGGTTGCGGTCATTATCTTAATTtactaaaatttttttttcattttttgggCAACAATACTGGTGTGGGTAAATCTTATTTTGTGACTCTAGCAGATAAATGATCCCAGAAGTAGCCTAAGTTAttgctcaaactaagaaggtcaaTTGGTTGCACATTTACTTAGACTTTAAAATCTTATCGTTACAAAGCTAACACACCAATTTGCtgatattttcttcttttttatatatacatttttgctCTAATTTGAATGGTTGTGTCTGATTTTATGCATGCAgagtatgatcattgatgggtCGGATACGACGGCGGTGCATTTGACATGGGTATTGTCGTTGATAGTGAACCACCCGGATGCAATGAAGCGTATCCGGGAGGATATAGACTCAAAAGTGGGCAAACAAAGATGGGTTGAAGACGGCGACATTAAGGACATGGAATACCTTCAGGCGGTGGTGAAAGAGACGCTGCGGCTGTATCCGCCGTTGCCGACGTACGCGCCGCACGCGGCGACGGAGGACTGCAAGGTGGGCGGTTACGACATTCCCAAGGGGACGCACCTGTACGTGAACGCGTGGAAAGTGCATCGGGACCCGCGGATTTGGAGCGAGCCCGACAGGTTCGTGCCGGAGAGATTCCTGACGGCGGCGCCGGCGGACGCGCCGTGGAGGAACTTCGAGTACATCCCGTTCGGCGGCGGGAGGAGGTCTTGCATCGGGAACACGTACGCGATGCAAGTGTCGCACCTCACGGTGGCGCGTTTGATTCAGGGATTCGATTTCGAGACGCCGGCGAGGAAGGCGCTTGATATGAGCGAGGGTTTGGGGATTACTTTGCCGCGCGCGACGGCGTTGGATGTCGTCATCACGCCTCGCCTGCCGCCCAGCTTCTACGGACTCTAGCCTGATCGAAGGTGTAAACTCTTCGCATCAATGAATTCATCAATAAAGACGTCTCTCGATTTTTCTTCGCTTTTTCAGTTTcctataattatattcatagaTCAGCCAATATGTTAGCCCAGAGCAACAGATTCTCAAGTTGATCTTGTCCTCCTTGTATTGCAagcatatttttttatattttaatgtataaatttcaattttcaaaaataaaaagtcatcaataaaaataatttaaactcataaattttaactaaaactCATTACAAATTTTAcatgaaataattttatactGACAAAAATTTGTATAAGACCGTCTCAgagatctttattcgtgagacgggtcgagttaagataaaatgtaatacttgcactagcaaatgcaatactaaatcatgaatagagtattacattttatattgatCCGATTTGATTGTGAGACGATATTACAGAAGTGTGACCCTTTTATACTAGATTTATTCTTAAATCTTTTGAGCTGTGTATTAGGGGTCAAACTCTAATAGTCAGCCTTGTTTACATTTTGAGTTTGACCCCTCCCTTTCGTGATACTGTGATTCACAATAAGATGATGAGTTattaaagaatttaattgctaATACAAGACAAGAGCCATACATATATCATGCAACTTCTAATTAATTGGTTGATAGTGCATGGTGTCTTGACCAAGACTTAATACGTGTGATTGGCAATTTGGCTTCGAGATTCCATGCACttagcttagtttcttaattaacaaaatatcaaTTAACAAATCTTATATACCAATGAATTTCAACCAAATATTTCCAAATCTGACAACATGACCTTGTAGGGTATGGATGTATATCAGTACATATGTAGTATAGCCAATCTAAAAAGACTACCTTATATTAGCTTTTGAAAAATCTCAGGTATAATATGGATATACatatagaaaaggaaaaacggttaaataagccctccaactttacttaggaagtcaattagacccctaaacattttaaagtaacAATTAGACCATCAACAATGTATTTTGGTGCAAAAAAGTTCCAAAATCGATTAGTGACATATTATCATAGGTCACTAGGGATCCGGTCAAATTTCAgacaaaatttatgtttttgtttttttttctttccttatttttctttctccaccctcattttctattttataatCACACTTGCAAAACTCCTAAAACTC contains the following coding sequences:
- the LOC116005293 gene encoding xanthotoxin 5-hydroxylase CYP82C4-like, whose amino-acid sequence is MVLDFPNFLAIFCFFFALLYISWRSKVFTKKKTLPPEVDGARPILGHLRLLGRGDIPLGRKLAAMADKYGAVFTLRLGMYRILVVSSWEAVKDCFTTNDKVMAARPDFAVGKYLGYNYAVFSLDTDSPYWRKMRKFAVTELLSSQKLEKLKHLRVSEVETSLKELYMLVTSSSSSSAKTVDMNEWFRQLTLNLIVKIVAGKRFKFKVKEDDDCDEYKEAQHIIEVFKEFMYLNGQFVFGDAFPFWIVRWVEFQRRVVKDMGRIMKELDTILQRWVDEHVDARRKRSPAAGNDHQDFIDVMLSMIDDDFARGLAYPPEIIIKATGLSMIIDGSDTTAVHLTWVLSLIVNHPDAMKRIREDIDSKVGKQRWVEDGDIKDMEYLQAVVKETLRLYPPLPTYAPHAATEDCKVGGYDIPKGTHLYVNAWKVHRDPRIWSEPDRFVPERFLTAAPADAPWRNFEYIPFGGGRRSCIGNTYAMQVSHLTVARLIQGFDFETPARKALDMSEGLGITLPRATALDVVITPRLPPSFYGL